One Aphelocoma coerulescens isolate FSJ_1873_10779 chromosome 6, UR_Acoe_1.0, whole genome shotgun sequence DNA window includes the following coding sequences:
- the DKK1 gene encoding dickkopf-related protein 1 — MRGLVALLAALSCAAPAGRAAAPGGALSSNAIKGPPPGGAAEASAAPAPPFDGSNKAPPAATRQPFPCAEDEDCGPEEFCGGAARGGGAPLCLGCRRRRKRCLRDAMCCPGMTCSNGLCTPPEPPHGAAEPEETGTEALPRRTPAPAWLPTAKGEEGDFCLRSSDCAAGLCCARHFWSKICKPVLREGQVCTRHRRKGAHGLEIFQRCQCAEGLACRLQREHGPADASRLHTCQRH, encoded by the exons ATGCGGGGGCTGGTGGCGCTGCTGGCGGCGCTGagctgcgcggccccggcggggcgggcggcggctccCGGGGGTGCCCTCAGCTCCAACGCCATcaagggaccccccccgggcggggcggccgaGGCCAGCGCCGCCCCCGCACCCCCTTTCGACGGCAGCAACAAGGCCCCGCCGGCCGCCACCCGGCAG cctttcccgtgtgCCGAGGACGAGGACTGCGGCCCCGAGGAGTTCTGCGGGGGGGCGGCCCGCGGCGGGGGGGCCCCGCTGTGCCTCGGCTGCCGGCGGCGCCGCAAGCGCTGCCTGCGCGATGCCATGTGCTGCCCCGGCATGACCTGCAGCAACG GTCTCTGCACGCCCCCGGAGCCGCCGCACGGAGCGGCCGAGCCGGAGGAGACGGGCACCGAGGCGCTGCCCCGACGGACGCCCGCGCCCGCCTGGCTACCCACTGCCAAAG GCGAGGAGGGCGACTTCTGCCTGCGCTCGTCGGACTGCGCGGCCGGGCTGTGCTGCGCCCGCCACTTCTGGTCCAAGATCTGCAAGCCGGTGCTGCGGGAGGGGCAGGTGTGCACCCGGCACCGGCGGAAAGGCGCCCACGGCCTGGAGATCTTCCAGCGCTGCCAGTGTGCCGAGGGGCTGGCGTGCCGCCTGCAGCGAGAGCACGGCCCCGCCGACGCGTCCCGCCTGCACACGTGCCAGCGGCACTGA